Sequence from the Janthinobacterium lividum genome:
TTCGCCAGCAGCGCTTTCAGGCTGGCGAACTGGTAAACATGGCTGTCTATCGTATGGCTGAAACGGGGCATGGTTCGGTTCCTCCAATCCCCATCTTACGCCAACTTATAAACTGCGCAGCGCCCCTTCCAGCTGCGGATAGCGGAAGGCAAATCCTTCGGCCAGCAGGCGGCGCGGCGCCACCCGCTGGCCTTCCACCAGCAAGTCGGCCTGCTCGCCCAGCAAGGCGCGCATGACGAAGGCCGGCGTGGGCATGACGCTGGGGCGGTGCAGCACGGCGCCCGCCACCTGGGCGAAGCGGCGCTGCTCGATGGCTTCCGGCGCGCAAAAGTTATACGCGCCGCTGACCATGCCCTGCTCACTGCGGCGCGCCAGATGAGCCATGCCGCGGATCACGTCGCGCACATGCACCCACGTGACCCACTGCTGGCCGCTGCCGAGGGGGCCGCCCACGCCGAAGCGGATCGGCAGCAGCATCTGCGGCAGCGAACCCTGGTGGCCGAAGACGAGGCCAAAGCGCATGCAGCCCACCTGTACGCCATAGCACTCCGCCTGGCGCGCGGCGGCTTCCCATTCCTGGCACAGCTGCGACATGAAGATGGCTTGCGGCGCGCTGTCTTCATCGAGCTGCGTCGCATCGCCCTGCGGCTGCACGCCGTAATAGCCGATGGCCGACGCCGACAGCAGCACCCGTGGCTTGTGCTGCGCGCGGGCGATCCATGCCACCAGGGCCTGCGTCAGCGCCACGCGGCTGCGGCGCAAAGTGGCTTTGCGCGCGTCCGTCCAGCGCTTCCCGACGATGCGCGCGCCGGCCAGGTTGACGACCATGTCGATGCGCTGCGCATCCGGCAATGCGTCCAGCGCCTGGATGCAGCGCACCTGGCCATTAAATGTCCATGCAGCCTGCTTGGGCTGGCGCGTCAGCACCGTCACCGCATGGCCGTCGGCCAGCAAGGCGCTGACCAACTGCTGGCCGATGAAACCCGTGGCGCCCGTCACCAGCACGGACTGCGGCGCGGCGGCAAAGCGCAGACGCTCCTCCTGCTCTGCCGTCTCCTGCACCTTGCGCCGTCCCAGCCGCCACACGGCATACGCATCGCGCAGGCCGGACAGGCCCACGCCCACGCCGCACAGGGCCAGGAAGACGCTAAGCCAGCCATACGGCTGCCACACGAGGGCCGTCGGCAAGCTGGCCCACTCGCTGCTATTGAGCGCCAGCAGCGCGATAAAGGCGCCCGCATTGATCGCCAGCACCGTATGCGTGACCCGCTCCGTGGCCGGCAAGAGGCGGGTCTGGTCTTCCACCACGAAATCCCACAGGGTCAGCACGATTTCCACGCCAAAGACGATCACCAGCACCCAGGCCCAGGCGCCATGCCACTCCCAGGCGGCCAGGCCCACGAACAGCAGGCTGTAGATCAGGGCGCGCGTCGCATGGATGGTCAATTCGAGGCGCGCCGATGCCTTTTGCGGCAGCGCCTCCGTGATTTCATGGTGATAGATGGTGTCGAAGGCGCCCAGGCAGCCTTGCGCCGCCATCAGTTGCAGGGCCAGCAAATGCGTATTCATGGTGTTTCCTTCATTTCCGGCGCGGCGGACTCGCGGAACACGCCCACTTGCGTAAACGTGGTGCCGAACAGGGCGTGGCGGATCTCGATGCGGATGTTGAATTGCTGCGGCGTGTCGTTGCGGTGGCACAGATAGGTCTTGCCGGGCGTGAGCACGCCGGGCAGCGGCATGCGCCAGCCGAAAAGGTCCCAAAAATAGCCATCGCTGGTGAAATGCAGGTTGCCATCCTCGACGTGGAGCAGCAGCTTCATGCCCAGGCCCATGCCCACGTATTCGAGCACTTCGCCCTTTGCGCTTTCGGCCATATAGGACGTGAAGCGGATGGGCACGCGGCCATGCAGGCGGTAGGTGCGCTGCTTGAAGATGAAGGGGCAGCCGGGGCGCGAATAGACTTCGATATCCACGGGGAAGCCGTGGTCGTCGTACGGGATCAAAGCGCCATCGATGAACGGGCGCGTGAGCCAGCCCAGCACCTTGCCCAGGCGCGAGCTGGTGAGTTCACTGAGTTCGCCCCGGTAATACAGGGGCTGGCCCGGCGCGGGATTTTTCTCGAAGCGGCGGCGGATATCCGGGTGCAGGGTCAGCCACTGTGCGCCCATCACCTTCTTGAACAGCTCTCCTTCCGAAGGGCCGTTCATGATTTGCCACGCTTGCCCGGTTTGTCTTCCGGGCTGAGGAACTTGGCCACCTTGCCGCCCATCGACAGCATGCGCTGCAGGGTGGCGGGCGGCAGGTTTTTATAATCGCTGTAGGTGCTGCTGAGCATCTCCAAAAACGCCAGCACTTCGCCCATGCGTTCCAAAGTAGCCGGTGGAATGGCCGCATCGTGCTCGCCCTCGATCGCGCACTCGCGCAGCACCGTCAGGGTGGGGTCGATCTCGCGCCGCTTGCGCTCTTCCATGATGACGCGGAAGATTTCCCACACATCCTGCAGGGCGACGAAATGGTCGCGCCGGTCCCCCATCACATGCGTGATGCGCGCCAGGCCCCAGCTTTGCAATTCCTTCAGGCTGTTGCTGACGTTGGACCTGGCCACGTTCAGGCTGGCCGCGATGTCTTCCGCCGTCAGCGGTTCATTCGCCAGGAACAGCAGCGCGTGGATTTGCGCCACCGTGCGGTTGACGCCCCAGCGGGTGCCCATCTCGCCCCAGTGCAGAATATATTTCTGCGTGGTTGGACTCAGAACGCCTACCATAACCTACTCCGCGTCGCGCTTTGCGGTCTGCGATGCTCACTGTGCTCAAGCACAGTTGCGCTTCTCGGCCACAAATCGCTGCCGCTCGCTACGATTCTCTCAGGCGTTCTTGATTTCATGATTTTCTCTTATTTCTGTCGTTACAGAAATGTAAGACGGAACAGAAACCGAGTCAAGCACGATTCGTTACAGGTCCCTGCTGGCGGGTGGCTGGCCCATGGCGCGCAGGAATTGCTGCTGCGAAGCGTGCAGCTGGCCATAACCGAGTTCGCGGTACACGAGACCGTGGCGCGGCGCCAGTTCGGCCAGGATGCGCGCCAGCGCCGGGTAGTGGCGGTGGTTCCAGGTGGGGAACAAGTGGTGCGTCAGGTGCAGGTTCAAACCGCCCAGCCAGTAACCGAGCCAGCGCAGGCGGCGCGGCTGCGGCGTCCAGTCGCAAGACGTGTAAAACGTGTGCTGGTACCAGTCGTGCGGCAGCGTACCGTCCGCGCCCGGCTGGAAAAACTCGACTTCGGCCCAGTGCGTGCCCAGGATCAGCGCCACCAGCGCGCACGAGGCGATCATCTGGCCCACGAAATACGCACCCAGCACCACGCCCCAGCCGATGCCGTGCTGCTGCAGCACCCACATGGGCAGCGCCAGCACCAGCGCCACATGGCCCAGCTTCCAGCCCAGGAACGACAGCCAACCGCGCCAGCCCTGCAGCCGGCTGTGCGCGGCCACGGGCGTCTTGCCGAAGCGGTCCAGCCAGTCGCCATACCAGTTCAAATAAGGCAGCGACAGGGCCGCCACCACGGGCCAGTACAGGTATTGATAGCGGTACTGCGGCGACCAGCGTTGGAACGGTGTCTGGCGCAAAAACGGATTCGGTTCCGTGTCGAGGTCATAGCCCTCCACGTTGGCATACGTGTGATGGAAATGCACGTGGCGGATGGTCCAGAAATCCGTATCCACGCCCACGGGCAAGCCCACCAGGCGGATCAGCACGCGGTTCCAGGCTCCCTGGCGGAAGATGGCGCTGTGGGCCGCGTCGTGCAGGGTATTCATGGCCAGCGCCATGGCCGCGACCAGGCAAGCCACATAGCTGGCGACAAACGGCCAGGTGCCGCCGGCATTCAAGGCCAGCGCATACAGCCCCACCGTCAGCGCGGCCAGGAACACGGTTTTCGCATGCAGGCGCCAATCGCCGAAGCGGTGTTTTCCTTTGTCCGCCAGATAGGCGTCGGCGCGCGCGCGCAATTCGCGGCGGAAGGCGGAATCGCGGGCGGGCTGGAAGCGCAGCGGCGGCAGCGAAGGTACAGGCTGCGTCACGCGCGCGTCCCTGCCGCTGCTGGCCACCACAGGCGGCGCGCGCCATCGAGGCCATGCGCCAGCAGCGCAGCCAGGAAGACCATGCCCCACGCATCGCGCGCGCCATACCAGCCCAGATACAGGGCCGGCATGGCCAGGGCGATGGCGACCCAGGCGATGGCGCCCCAGCGGCGCGCATCCGACAGGCCGCCCAACGCCAGGGTGCCGCCAAAGATCAGCACAAACAGGATGACCTGCTGCGCGCCGGCCAGCACTGCTTCGTGATTGACGTAATAAATTACGAGGCCAAACAGGATCACGCCGCCGATACCGATGAACAGCTCGGGCACGTGGAAAGTGCCGCGCGACTGCCAGTGGGGAAAGCGCGCGCGCAGCCATGTGAACAGTTTGCCGTTGCTGGCCAGCAGCGGGTTATGCGTTTGTGTCATGCCCTTCACGCCATAGCGCATTTCCACGCCCTCGAGTTCGGGCTGGAAGCTGCCGAACAGCCTGTCCCACAGCAGCAAAGTACCGCCGAAATTGCGGTTGATATAGCGTTTGTCCGTGCCGTGGTGCACGCGGTGGTGCGAGGGCGTGACCATGAATTTATCGAGGATGCCGGACTTGTTCACCAGCGCATTGTGGTTATAGAACTGCACCGTGTAATGCAGGGACGAAACGACGAGGAAGATTTCCAGCGGCACGCCCAGCACGGCCAGGATGGCGATGAAGGGGAAATTCGTCAGCGACGAATACCAGGAATTGCGCACACCCAGCGACAGGTTGAAATGCTCGCCCTGGTGGTGCACCACGTGCACGGCCCACAGCAAAGGGATTTTATGATGCAGCCGGTGCATCCAGTAAAAGCACAAATCCCAGGCAAAAAAAGCGAAGACCCATTGCGCCGCCACGGGCCACTGGTCGACGATGTGCAGGTTCACATGGCGCAGCAGCAGGGCGAAGGCCGCCACTTCCACGCCGCGGAACACCCACATCAGGATGTGCCCTGAATTGAGGTTGAAGATCACGTCCTTCCATGGCACGGGCGTCTTGCGCACCCATTTCAGGATCAGCAGTTCGGCCAGCACGAAGGCCAGCATGATCAAAAACGACAGGGCAAATGGATTCATCATGGTGCGGTTTTCATGGAAACGGCGCGGCGGGCAGCCAAGGATACCTGCATTTTGGCCAGCATGCCGCCAGCGATGCCAACGGCCAGGCCGGCGGCCAGGTCGATGCTCACGTGCCGGCGCAGCGCGATGATGGCGTAGCAGATGGCCAGGCCCAGCGCCACGGCCAGCGCGGAGCGCAGCAGGTGGCGCTTGTCGCACAAGGCCCACACGCACAGCAGGGTCAGGGCGCCGTGCAGCGACGGCAGGCAGTTTTGCGTGGAATCCGCCGCCTGCAGCATGCGCAGCGCCTGCGTACTCCAGGCATTGCCTGCACCTACGGGCGGATACGCGAGCGTGGTCGGATACAGCAGGAACACCACGCCGCACATGACGGCGGAAAGCGCCATGGCGCGCGCCAGCCAGCGCACCCGCGCCGCATCGGCCGCCAGGTAGGCGTAGGGGATCAGGATGAAGAAGGACAGGTACAGCCAGATGGCAACGTCCGTATAGGGAATGGCGCGCTCGATGGCCGTTTCCGGCAGCAGCACGCCCTGCCCTTGCAGCAGGTCGCTGGAAAAATACACGAGGCCGACGCTGCCCCAGCCGGCCAGCAAATGCAGCAGGCGGCCGCGTACGGTCATGGAAGAAAGGTTCATGCGGTCGCAAGGCGCCGGATGCGGCGCCGTTTCATGGTGGGATCAAAAGGAGGCAGTTCAGCGCTCGTCGTCCATGCCAGGCCTTCGATGGCCACGCCGAGGCCCTGCAGCACCGCTGCCAGGTGCGCGCGCAGGGCGGCCAGTCCTGCCTCGTCGAGCGCTGCATGCAATTGCAGGGATGCGTCGCCCGACTGCACCAGGCGGTAATCGGCGTCGGGCGGCAAGACTTGCGCAAAGGCCCGCGTCAGCACGTCGGCAAACACCGCGACGGGTGCACCGCCGTTCGCCGATGGCAAAGATGGCAAGAACAGCATGTCGTCGCAGCGCCCTTCGATGCCATCGATGGCGCGCGTGGCGCGGCCGCACGGGCATGGCGTGGCGCGCGCGATCAGGATGTCGTCCAGGCGGTAGCGCACGATGGGCTGCGTGATACGCGTGAAGTCCGTAATCACGGGCACAAAGCGCCTCTGTTCAGCGTCCAGCCACTGCGGCTCGATGTGCACGTACTCTTCGTTCAGGTGCAGCACGCCGTGCTCGCAGCTGCTGGCGAGAAAACCCTCGGTGGCCTGGTAGATTTCATGCACGGCGCCGAACGCCTGCACGATCAGCGCGCGGTCCTGCGCTTCCAGTACTTCGGCCACCGAGATGACTTTTTTCGGCGCCAGCGCCAGGCTGCCATCGATGACGCGCAAGGCCAGCTGGCGCAGCACCTGGGCCGGCGCGACGATGACGGAGGGCCGATATTGCGCCAGCTGCCCGCACAGGCTGTCGAACGGTTCGAACAAATCGTAAAAG
This genomic interval carries:
- a CDS encoding TIGR01777 family oxidoreductase yields the protein MNTHLLALQLMAAQGCLGAFDTIYHHEITEALPQKASARLELTIHATRALIYSLLFVGLAAWEWHGAWAWVLVIVFGVEIVLTLWDFVVEDQTRLLPATERVTHTVLAINAGAFIALLALNSSEWASLPTALVWQPYGWLSVFLALCGVGVGLSGLRDAYAVWRLGRRKVQETAEQEERLRFAAAPQSVLVTGATGFIGQQLVSALLADGHAVTVLTRQPKQAAWTFNGQVRCIQALDALPDAQRIDMVVNLAGARIVGKRWTDARKATLRRSRVALTQALVAWIARAQHKPRVLLSASAIGYYGVQPQGDATQLDEDSAPQAIFMSQLCQEWEAAARQAECYGVQVGCMRFGLVFGHQGSLPQMLLPIRFGVGGPLGSGQQWVTWVHVRDVIRGMAHLARRSEQGMVSGAYNFCAPEAIEQRRFAQVAGAVLHRPSVMPTPAFVMRALLGEQADLLVEGQRVAPRRLLAEGFAFRYPQLEGALRSL
- a CDS encoding DUF4166 domain-containing protein, producing MNGPSEGELFKKVMGAQWLTLHPDIRRRFEKNPAPGQPLYYRGELSELTSSRLGKVLGWLTRPFIDGALIPYDDHGFPVDIEVYSRPGCPFIFKQRTYRLHGRVPIRFTSYMAESAKGEVLEYVGMGLGMKLLLHVEDGNLHFTSDGYFWDLFGWRMPLPGVLTPGKTYLCHRNDTPQQFNIRIEIRHALFGTTFTQVGVFRESAAPEMKETP
- a CDS encoding GbsR/MarR family transcriptional regulator, with the protein product MVGVLSPTTQKYILHWGEMGTRWGVNRTVAQIHALLFLANEPLTAEDIAASLNVARSNVSNSLKELQSWGLARITHVMGDRRDHFVALQDVWEIFRVIMEERKRREIDPTLTVLRECAIEGEHDAAIPPATLERMGEVLAFLEMLSSTYSDYKNLPPATLQRMLSMGGKVAKFLSPEDKPGKRGKS
- a CDS encoding fatty acid desaturase family protein; this translates as MTQPVPSLPPLRFQPARDSAFRRELRARADAYLADKGKHRFGDWRLHAKTVFLAALTVGLYALALNAGGTWPFVASYVACLVAAMALAMNTLHDAAHSAIFRQGAWNRVLIRLVGLPVGVDTDFWTIRHVHFHHTYANVEGYDLDTEPNPFLRQTPFQRWSPQYRYQYLYWPVVAALSLPYLNWYGDWLDRFGKTPVAAHSRLQGWRGWLSFLGWKLGHVALVLALPMWVLQQHGIGWGVVLGAYFVGQMIASCALVALILGTHWAEVEFFQPGADGTLPHDWYQHTFYTSCDWTPQPRRLRWLGYWLGGLNLHLTHHLFPTWNHRHYPALARILAELAPRHGLVYRELGYGQLHASQQQFLRAMGQPPASRDL
- a CDS encoding sterol desaturase family protein, whose amino-acid sequence is MMNPFALSFLIMLAFVLAELLILKWVRKTPVPWKDVIFNLNSGHILMWVFRGVEVAAFALLLRHVNLHIVDQWPVAAQWVFAFFAWDLCFYWMHRLHHKIPLLWAVHVVHHQGEHFNLSLGVRNSWYSSLTNFPFIAILAVLGVPLEIFLVVSSLHYTVQFYNHNALVNKSGILDKFMVTPSHHRVHHGTDKRYINRNFGGTLLLWDRLFGSFQPELEGVEMRYGVKGMTQTHNPLLASNGKLFTWLRARFPHWQSRGTFHVPELFIGIGGVILFGLVIYYVNHEAVLAGAQQVILFVLIFGGTLALGGLSDARRWGAIAWVAIALAMPALYLGWYGARDAWGMVFLAALLAHGLDGARRLWWPAAAGTRA
- a CDS encoding phosphatase PAP2 family protein, with amino-acid sequence MNLSSMTVRGRLLHLLAGWGSVGLVYFSSDLLQGQGVLLPETAIERAIPYTDVAIWLYLSFFILIPYAYLAADAARVRWLARAMALSAVMCGVVFLLYPTTLAYPPVGAGNAWSTQALRMLQAADSTQNCLPSLHGALTLLCVWALCDKRHLLRSALAVALGLAICYAIIALRRHVSIDLAAGLAVGIAGGMLAKMQVSLAARRAVSMKTAP
- a CDS encoding F390 synthetase-related protein is translated as MKRLFWLLLSYWRTRRLRFADRAQLHAYQQRQLARFIAVLCARSAYFAPYRDLPLAQWPTMNKALMLEHFDAMNTQGVTLAQAMAAAMAAEQSRDFTPAVGDITVGLSSGTSSRRAVFTVSPREKAQWAGVMLAKALPDGLFSGERVALFLRANSNLYTAVRSPWLTFAFYDLFEPFDSLCGQLAQYRPSVIVAPAQVLRQLALRVIDGSLALAPKKVISVAEVLEAQDRALIVQAFGAVHEIYQATEGFLASSCEHGVLHLNEEYVHIEPQWLDAEQRRFVPVITDFTRITQPIVRYRLDDILIARATPCPCGRATRAIDGIEGRCDDMLFLPSLPSANGGAPVAVFADVLTRAFAQVLPPDADYRLVQSGDASLQLHAALDEAGLAALRAHLAAVLQGLGVAIEGLAWTTSAELPPFDPTMKRRRIRRLATA